GTTTCCTATCAAACGCGGGGAACCCATGTCGAATATCGGTGATATCTCATGACATCCAGGCCAGGTTCAGTGGCTCCAAAGGGCCGTTCACGTCGGTCGGGCACTCCCTGGACCCGCGGCGGATGTATCACTTGCAAAGCACGCCGCAAAGGTGGCTGTGACCGAGCCACTCCCAGGTAGTCTTTGTCCGTTTGATTTTCGCCGTCACAACACGGCAGTGTCTGATTGAGAGACTGACAATGTCTATCGCAGCTGCAACAACTGTCTCAAAGTCGGGCGGGTCTGCGAGGGATATGGCGATCTATGGGTCACCCCACTTGATCCCTCTGCCCCGGTGTTCAAGGCAGATCGAAGTCCGAAAAGACGACGGTTGAATACCTCGTCGCCAGTGTCGTTGGAGCCGAAATCACCGTCGCCGTCGCCGTCGCCTTCACTCACGACGTCTTTGAATGATCAGCGAGAGGAATGGCGACTGGATTCGCCGGCGACACCAGATCAATCAAGTCTGTTTTCTCCGCAATGTCGGATCATCGACACCGAGGCAGAGAATGCGGCTGAAGAGCAATGTTCCGAAGATCAAAGCATTCTTGCGCGGATCGTGACGCCGCAGGGCATTCTCAGCCATCTTTCAGGCAATGAAGCTCACTATCTGCAATATCACGAGGCGATGGGCTCCCAGCGTCTGGCGAATCTCGAGAGCGAGCAGAATCCTCTCCGATCATTCCTCATTCCCCGCGCCATgttttcccctcttctcatGAAGGCAGTGTGTGCCATCTCCGCGATGCATCTTTTTAATCGGACAGAAAGTCCCGATGCCAAGTTCGCATCTATTGACTTCTACGGCCGGGCCTTGCGGGGGTTGCGCGGCATTATAGAAGAGTCGGCCACGAAAGCGATACCCGATGATGCGCTGCTAGCCGTGGGTATGATGTGTAAATATGAAGTTGTTCGAGGCAGTGTGAAGCAGTGGGTGGTACATTTAAAGGCACTGCACCGACTCATTTTGTCTCGGGTGGGTTGGGTACAATGGATCCCGAGGCAGCGCAATTTCTGCGTGGACTGTATGGTTTTATCCCCTTCTCACGTTGTTTTTGGTGTTTTGATTGAAGCGGCCATGACCGTGCCATGCCCCGTTCTTTTCCCGGTTTCCTCTGAGCTGACATGTTGATGCAGGTACATCTATGCGTATAGCATGGGACAAATCAGTAATCAGAAGAAAGTCTGTGGAAGATTGATCCTCCCAGACACAGACACGGAGACGCCACGGCTTAATATTTATCTCGGATTCACCGAAGAGCTTTTGAAACTCTGCGCGTCTATTGCAGAGCTCCCATCTCTTCAGGACGACGGTATCTCTCTGCGTCTGGCGGTTGCCTCAATGTTTGTTGCGCCTCCTGAAtctccgccccccccccccccccccccccccccgagcCGAGATCAACCATGAAATATAGCCTCGAAACCCACTTTGGCTAACAAGTGTCTAATACTCTCAGCAACGACTCTCTTCTGCATTGGACATCGTCTTCGTCTCGATTAAATATCCCTCAAGATCTCACAAAGTCCACCTTGACCCGGCTCAAGCTCGTCGCCGAATGTTTTCGTGATGCCGGGTTCATTTACTTGCATTCAATCCTCGAACGGATAAAAACAGGCACGTCTACCCCATGTGACGACACCTCCGGCTCGAACGATTGGTCATCTCTCGTGACGACACCCAAAGACGTTGCTATCAATCGACTTTTGAGCCGCATCCAAACCTTCCCACTAGGTGATCACTGTGAATACTCGGCTCTTACCTTTCCGCTTTTCATTGCCGGGGCAGAAAGCGAAGTCTTTGAGTATAGAGACCTCGTGCTTCGGTCGTTTGGGAAGTTGCAGGAAAACTTTGGAATTGGAAATACCATCCGAGCCAAGGAGGTTCTGTGTGCCCTGTGGGTTCGACGGGATGCCGCTCAGCAGGATAGATCTGTGAAGGTGCATTGGATGGATGTTTTGGAAGAGTTGCAGTGGGATTTGAATCTTGCTTAGTTAAAGACTTAATTACATGGTGGATGTACGATAATGCATGAGATCAGGAACATGTCCGAGTATCTTCAAGCGCTGGAATCACTTACACGGTCGAATGTAAAGTTCCACATAAGAGCAATCTATTGGTATTTGCCAAAGTCGAGAGTACTTTATTAGTGAACGCggttgttctttttttcctcatTTCATTTTTAAATGATCTTGGAGGCTTTGAGTCCATAAATTCATTGTTAACTCAAAGCCATCTGGACTTCATCACTTAACCCCATCTCCCGTTCGGCACGTTCCGTTCCTCCAGCTGCCCGAGTGCTCCATCGATCATGCCGATCGTGCGAGTGTGCGGCATCTTTGTCGCGCAAACTGGCACTATCACTCGTATTCAGACTGCCCTCCCGAGCACTATATTGTGATGGCCGGCGAGAGCTCTGAATGCTAATGGGCCGCGTGGGTCGGGAGTTGCTCGAACCGGGGGTATCTGTGAACTTTGCGCCACTTGTGCGGCCAATGTCAACGGACGAGCCACGGCTGGGTTGCTCTGAATTCCCTTCTTTCGTGTCATCCTTGCTGTTGAACCATCGCCGACGTCGTGCTTTCAGGGGAGAGTCGTGGGAAAGACTTTTCGCGTCAGCCTCGTCTTCTTGTTTATCCTGCCCTTGCACCCGGTCTCGGTTTTTCTGGAGGGCCTGTGTCAAGTGAGAGATGGCCTCTGAGGGTTTATCCTGGTGGTCGACCAGTTCAGCGTCGCGATACCACTTGCGTCGCCGGGTGTACCGATCCCATCCGTCCTGGCCTCGTCGGCCGTCGTTCCACTGACAGGAGGTTAGTTGACAACGCGTCAGGATTTTGCAGAGTATCGGGCTATATAAGTCCCCCAATCATACCTTATTATCATAGTATATCCATCCCTCGCTGGAACTCTTATGGACGGACTTCCCCTTTCCGGAATTATCGACGCCTTCCACCCGCCACTCGCTCCCTTCAACCCACCGCCACTTTGCATCCCCCGTCTGCACATCCGGCAACTCAAAGCTCTCCTTGGGTGGAACGGGGTTCAAATGTTCATCTGTCCAAGGAGCGCGCTCGGACGGGAATAAAGAATACGTCCAGCCGATACCAAGCCACCGGCGCTGATTCTCGTAGACAACGAATGTAAATCGTACACCCGACGAGTTCCCCCGACGTCGACTCGAAATATTCAGACCTTTGTTTTGCGTATTGGGTTTTTCATTGGTACTAGAGCCATCGGCAATTGACAGCCCGGTGATGATAGAAAGCAGTCGGCGCACCGATCGTGATCGCCATAGTATCACACGCGAGACCCGGGCCGGCCTCGAGTGGTAAGTGAGGAAGATTGTGCCGACGCACATGACGACTCGTCGTGAGGTGATGATGTGGAAAGGGGGCAGAGTCAGGATGATCCAGACAGGGGTAACTAAGAGGATCCGAATGAAGAGAGCAATCAAAGCCGGCCGTGTGGTGGCAGAGGTCGGTGTCCGCTGTGTTGATAGGAAGTCCGTCAGTTCCAGTAAAGGCTCCAGAAGGATGTGACATCGTGTTGTGAAGATGCGCAGCGTTTCCACAATGTCATCCAGGCTCTTTTGCTGCCGGCCATTCTCCGTAGAAGCCTTCCGCCGATGCTTTTCCCCCGTTGAAGTGGTCGATGATAGCGGCGAGTACCGACGGCTGTACATGCCGAGAATCAAGCCAACCACCACCAGGATCGGACCGGTCCTAAGAATGATCACATCACTATAGAGGACGACGGTCCAGAACGTGGCGACAAGCAAGAAGCTCTGCCATGGGTCTCCGGTTGTCCATGTGAGAAGGCCGACGAGTTTGttgaggggaagaaggaacGGATGTGAGTAGGCAAGAGCTCGAGTGATGGCAGGCGGCGTGGCTACCAGTAGGGGTGATTTGCGATGGACGATCACACTGGACCGCTGCCGCGAGGTTGAAGCCGAACCGGCGATGGTGGACGGGGAGAACGCAGCAATTGTGGGAGGCTGAGAGGAATCGGCCAGGCCATCCTGCGGCTGCAAAGTGGGTGCCATGGACATCCACGGAAGATCTTCTGTTTCTGGGTGTAAGCTCGACGGTCGACAGTGTCGGCAAGAGAGCACGAGCGCGAGCGCGCAAAAAAAGCATCCGCGATGGGCACGTACCGAAAGCTGCCATCCAATTACAAGGACTTCATCGGGCGCAAGGTCAGCTCATGAGGCTGTTGCATGAGCATTTTCCGGGGGTGTGTCTGATCAAAAGCTCTTAAGCGAACATGAAGAGCGGTCCATCTCGGTTCAAAAGTTGATCTGCGGGGGCTGAAGTTGGTGGGCATGTGACACTCCCGGCATGATGCAACTTGGCCGCTCAGACGACTATCCGGCGAGTGACTGGTGAAATACGTGGAATTCGAATGCCTTTTATGTTTTGGTCGATTGCACTGGGATGACAAACTTGAATTCATTTGATAATTGCTTCTTTTCTGTCCCAACAAGTGACTGGTATGTCCAAAGAAGCCAAGATTTCCATTCTTGACTCTAAGTTGCAATCGTTATCATATCCTCGGTCAAGCGATCAAGAAGCCATGTCAGGCTCGGATGTGGGCCTGATCGTCCCCCCTATGTAGTACATGGACTTGTCGAGTATCGTTTTGATCATGTGAATGACGAGATTACTGTTGAACGACCACAATCTTTGCTTCAACATGTTCTGCGGCTTTCAAGAGGACTCGACGTCCCCAATGTTCCTTGAGGCCACTCTCCCTATCACCGTATTCGCTACCTCCTAACAGTTGTGACGCTTTCGGGTCCTTCAATACAACCTGATCTTATCGACGCGGATTTGGATATCTTCCAAATGTGAGGAATCTCCTTTTCATTTAGTAGAAACGCTAGACCTGGCCGAGTATCATTCATTTGGATGTTGGGGATTAGATACATCCTTCTCGATGTTTCGAACATTTCCTTGTAGCCGAGCTGCATTATTGATCAAGAACTCTTTTACCACATGAACATACTTTTTTCTGTCTCGACGTAGTGAGTAATTAAAATCTTGGGGGCAGATGCTTGAGCATTGATCAAATATTTTGATGCGGTCTTCGGTAACAACTGCAGCATTGTCACTATATCGACTGATAATCCTTGAGCCACTACGTCATGCGCCGGGATGGCAACATTCCACGTGATGCCATGTTCATGTATCGCCGACTGACATTCAATACCCGACACACGTACGTTATTGGCCTGATAGTAGATTGGAATTGCATACCAGCTATCAGAAGAGTGAACAATGTAGGATCCACTATATAAGCCCTATTGAAAGATTGAGAATAGTTCATTATGTGACTGAACAAGATCGACATCCTGATCGGAGACTCAGTCATCAAAAACAGTCTCCAAGGCTAAAAGCCAAGACGCCGACCTCAATACATCGCTACCTGGTAGACTGGACGCCCGTCAAGGCTTCTGAGAGAGGATTCGCCACTGCAAGATAGAGGTGGTTAAGGCACACAGCCGCGTGGGTTTCTGGAGAGGTCAAAAGGGAAACGCTTAAGGGACTTTTTTCAAACTGTATCAACTCAACTGTTCCGTCAAGAATCAATGCAGAATATTCAGGACTATTTCATCAATCTTCTCTTCGAGGATGAGGCGTGCTCTATTTCAAGGTTGGATGCCCATGTCCATGTGTAATTTGTACTCTTTGCCGGGTATCCATACATTCGGGCGCTCGTTGAGCAATTGGTTCGGGGACATGGTAAGGTGTCAAAGATGGCCTGGTCCCATCATGAAGTCGATCGATATATTCCGAGCGCTCCGATAAGCCTGGTCCATATAGCCATTGATAAAATTCCAAGGAATTCATGTCTTTCCCAAAGGGTCGCCAGCTTGTTGTTGTGGCTCGGTATCGACGTCGATGAGCATACTTTCAACTCGCCGACTCCCGGCGCTAAAACACGCCGCCGAaattttccccttcttcttccttccatctccTAGTGACCACCGCCCACCCCCTGGACCAGACACATAAGCTGCCGACATGGTAAGATGATTCAATTCAATCCGGACTGATCTGTGCATCCGAATCCAAGATCTCAAATTTCTGACACTTTCTCTACCCCATCTTAGGCTCACCGTCTCGTCACTCAAGTCATCGTCACCGGAGCCCGGGTTTTCGGCCGCGCCTTCGCCGAAGCCTACAAACAAGCCCAGGCCTCCGGCAAATACGCCgcgcagaagaagaatggtGGGAGTGCGTTTTCCTCGTCGGGTCTGAGCCTTGATGAGGCTTGCAAAATCTTGAATGTCAAGCCTCCGGGGGCCGGTGAGACCAGCCTCGAACATGTGATGGAGCgcttcaagaagctctttGACATCAACGACCCGAAACAAGGTGGCAGCTTCTACCTCCAGAGCAAGATTCTTCGGGCTCGAGAACGGATAGAAATGGAAGTCCGTGAGGCAGAGCGCAAGGCCgcgatggagaaggagcTCCGCGAAGGGTGGAATCCCAAGGTCTACAAGGACCGGTGAAGGATGGGTTGATCGGTTCCGAGATCTGCAAGGACTGGATTCTTTCCTTCTGATTAATTCCCGCTTCGCGATCTCGTGCGCTCCGTTCTATATGCTCGTTTTGGCATCGACGCGACCGCCACCTGTCTTGGCTTGGCCATGAGAGTAGCCTTGCTTCCGAGTCCGCCGCGGGCGGGCATGTTCGAACCCTCCGATCGCGTTTCTGAAGTCAGCTCATCACTTTTTATTCCGATTTGGCATAGCATGGCGTTACACTTGCTTTGGGGAGATGGTGGGAAAGACGCATTGTCCGAGAGACTGGGGAGACTGTTTTCTCGTCAACCACGAGGTTCTTCGACGCTCCTACGTTCGCCGCCTGtcttttactttttttcttattgTTTTTTTGCCTTCTACAGGGTCCAGATATTCCTGGGTTCCGTCTGTGTATACCATCTGCGAATCCTCtgtttttgtctttgttcTTCATCCCCTCATCCCCGACACTCCCCgctcttcctcggtctgAATAGGACCTGggatcagaaaaagaaaattcatGTACTATATGGTGATGTACAATGTAGATTTTGGAAAGTGATCTACCAAATCTGGTATAATGACAAGGCCTTTAGACTGATGATCCAAGTGAAATCCTACTCGATCTCTATCTAGGCTGAACATGTATCCTTCTGAACTAAGGTCGGGCAGGTCCCATTCTACCGGACAATCTACGAAACTTGCTCAACTGGTAAAGTACAAATCGTCGCGATATCCATTTGCTGTCAAGCGAAGCACACGCTGTGTTGGATCAGAATATCGAGGCAACGTGGAGCTCATCCAGTCTGTTCCCTCTCTGATCCCCAATCAAGCCTGGTGTAGCGCAAATTCTATCTTTCAAATTCGGTAGTCATGTCTGTGTCTGCTGTGTCGATCATTTCAGGCTTGACTTTACTCCTCTCCTTCGCCAATAGCATCGTGTTGGATACATGGACCATGCTACGAGGACCCGGGGCAGACAAAAACGCCAAAACTGACCTGGCGGATCAAGATGTCTAAGAATGATTTTCATTTGGCATTGCTTGACAGTTAATTACCTGGAGCTTTTCTCGTCAAAGATGCCCAAATTTCCAAGTTCATTTCCCGTCATTATACCATGACATATGCCCTAATGGGGACTAGGTGAGTGGGAGGATAGCACCTAGAAAAGTCAAAGGTTACTCAAGACTAAGTACCGATCAGACAGTCTATAAATATGCAGACGCATTCGAGGAATGGCCGGTGATGTTTACCTTTGGTGCGTCGACACACCGCCTTCATTTGGTGCCTTCTGCACAATGATATTGCACCAAGTACCTAGTACATGGACGAACTGTGTCTGCATTGCGGGTGTACAAGTGTCCGTTACTTCCAGGTACTTGAGTGTCGATCGGTGCGGCCTAGACCTTGTGCAGTCCCCAAGTAACGTGAGGGCCCATGACGAGCCCATCTTGCATCATCCCGAGTCCCCCTCCATGTCTCCTTCCATCACCTTCAAACTTTCAGGAACACGATCTAGCGTGGACCAGGATCAACTAACCCTCGTCGCCCTTTGCCAACTTTTCCCAGATGCGGCCGATTTTCCTTTGCCTCTCCGGCCGATGATGGCTCACGAGTGGCTGATCGGTCCACTAGGCTATAGGGTATCATCGGTCGCAGCCATGGCGCCATCAGTAAAGCGGAGCTCGGCTCAATTCAATCGAATCCGATCTTACTCCTGCTGGCGCGATCTCGATTCGATCTCGGAGATTAGGGAAACCCTGTTCCTGTGGTTGACCCTTTATCAGGCTCACTATGTCCGGTCCAAAGAGCGTACGGAGCACGGAGCGAAGAGGGTAGACTGAACTCTTAGACCACGACTAGCTGCCCTGGACCCGTCAGATACACCATCTCCCCCACGTCCCGCGAAACTACAACGAAAGaagggacaaaaaaaagactaaaATAAAGGAGACTCGCTCGCATTTAGTGCCCGTCATTACTGATAATCAGATTATTCTTCActgcttcctcctcttcctcttctttttctaacACCCCTCCTGGTCCTCCCGCTGACCACCCCACTATCattgcctctttttttttttttatttcttccTATTCGGTCCAGCTTAACCAGAACGTCTCCCACCCCAGATTCACTATGAGGCCTCAATCCCCGCTGTCCGCGGACCTGCCTCCGCTGATTATGGGCACAGCGACATTCAACTCTCAATACAATGCTGATCCATTTGCCCTGCCAACCACCGAACTCGTCCATCGCGCTCTATCGCGCGGCATTCGCGCCTTCGACACATCACCCTACTACGGCCCCGCCGAAGAACTTCTCGGCCGGGCCCTAGTCACAGAATTTGTGCAAACACACTTCCCTCGCGACTCTTATCGTCTGCTGACCAAGGTTGGCCGGGTCTCGGGTGCATCCTTTGACTACTCGCCCGCGTGGGTCCGATACAGTGTTCGTCGCAGTCTGCGCCGTCTGCATACAGATTACCTCGACGTCGTGTACTGCCATGACGTGGAGTTTGTCTCCCCCGCCGAGGTCCTCGCCGCCGTGACCGAACTGCGTCGACTGCGCGACGAAGAGGGTCTGTTGCGGTATGTCGGAATCTCGGGATACCCGGTTGAGGTGCTTAGTTCCTTGGCGGAGATGATTCTCCAGGAAACAGGCGAGCCATTGGACATCGTCATGTCCTATGCCAACTACACCTTGCAAAACACCCGACTGCGTTCACTGGCATTGCCGCGACTACTTGCTGCAGGCGTGGACGTGGTTCCGAATGCCTCCCCCTTGGGCATGGGATTGCTTCGTCGAGACGGTGTTCCGATCGGGTCGATGGGTGACTTCCACCCCGCGCCGGATGCGCTGCGCACAGCCATCCAGTCTGCCGCACAATGCACCTCGCACAGCGGCGAAAAGTTGGAGGTTGTGGCGATCCGGTTTGCGCTCGAGTCCTGGCTACGTGCGGGCGCTAAAGCTGGTGCACTGGGTGCACCACTGGCTCGCTCGACGGACGCGGACCCTGGGTTCTTGTCCGTGGCGAACCTCGGCACGGGCAGGAGACTAGGGGTCAGTGTCATGGGAGTGAGTAACATTGACGAGCTGGATGAAACACTCCGTGTTTGGCACAGTATCTTGGACGGACTGGAGAGCTgggacgaagacgaggacacAGAAGGAGAATTGGACCTGGAGAAACAAATAATGTCCATGGGCCCCTCCTCTACATCACCccaagcagcagcagcaacagagAAACATGAAAGCGAAAATGGTGCCGTCCCATCCCAAGTCCAGGCACCCGCCATCCTCACGCCCTCGGAGGGTCTCATCACAGACCGCGCATGGTCTCACACTCGGCGCGCCAAGATCTTGCAATTGGCCAAGGAGGTGCGGGATGTTCTGGGCGCAGAATGGGTCGATTACGTCTGGGCCAGCCCGCCCCCGAATTTCAAGAACACACTGCCAGATGACCATATTGCTGCGAAGAGATTaatcgaggccgaggaggcggagggcACGCAGGCACTGCCGTCTCCGGCCGCCTCTATTCATGACGAGCCCGTGTTGACGCCACCACTGGATGCACAGCCCCAGCTGGCATAGAGAGAACGAAGAGCTGGAATTTCAAAGAAATAAAGAGCTGGCCTTTTGGCCAGCCGCCCACCCCGCAATGTAATGACAAGATCGTTCTATGATCATTGTTCACGTTGGTCTCGGTTTCACGTTCAGTGTCCATGTCGACACATGTCGAAATCCGACCTGTCGATTTTGTGGCTTTCCTGCGGCGGAGGTCGATCAAAGTAaaagcccaaaaaaaacagcgCCATGTCAATAATTCCACAATCAACACACATCTCCAATTCCACCGGTAGTTGAACCAGTTGATTCGTGAACTCGTCACCACCTGACCCTCGTATGCTCCGGTTCCTCTCCAAGAATTTGCCTGTAGCACACTCTTGATGAGAAAGGAATTGAGAGAGGGAGTTGGTGGAGAGGGGGCGAAAAAGCAAATGTTCTTCAAAACCAGCCGGATCCGATATAAACGGGGTTCCGTTTCGTACTGGGGCAGTTCCATTGATCActagaaagaagaagaaaaaaaaaggaaaatagTAAATACCTGGTCAGGATGTCTTCCAGCCTCGTGGAGAGGTCGTACAAAGAAACATGTGGGTTGGCTGGAAATGTCAAGATCCCACTTCTCAAAATGGAGGTTGTCCACTTGGTCATTTAGACCACGCGAGCCCGGGAGCTTCCTTGGTACGCGCAGAGATACCCGCCGAAAAACTCGGTTCTCATGTGGTGATTCAACACACATGGTCCTGGATGTAAGCAATAATGACAGGCTTATCAGACAAATTGACAACAAATATGATAACAAAAATGTCCCCGCAATCAGGCGAAGGCGTTAAGGTGGAGACCGCTTCTTCAGTCCTGAGAACACTCAAATGACCAAGAGGCCAGAACGGGTAACTCAATAATGCCAACCAGTGCCAGTTGTGCGCATCCAACTCATGACTCTGTCAAGTAAAAATAACAATGGAAGAACTGAAAAGGGGGTATATCGAACAGGCGGTCGAGCACGAGAGAAGCAGACAGGCAAACCGAATCATCACAGTCGTCAGAACCTCTTATATGGCGATGCGACATTGCATCCTCAGGTTCGTGGGCCTGGTCGAGCGGACCGATACGTTGACGGAggcggagggggaggagaatcCGCAGGCagtggaggcggaggaggcggtggtTGCCGGTGCCTGGCGAATTGCGGTGCAGTGTCAAAGACCCGACGCAGCTCCTCGCGCTGGTCAAGATACTCATCATAATTGGCCGCAATGATCGCTTCCAGGACACTGGCTTCTCGCATCCCACGGTCATTGATCCTGTCCATTCGATCTCGCAGGCTCCAGTATGCATTGCGAAAGGCTCGAAAGATCAAGTCAATCTCCTTGGTACCTCCGGAAATGTCATTGGAGGAATTGTTTGGGTCCTCAATAGACAGGCGATCAGGGTTCTCAAACGTCTATCAGGAAGCAGTCAGCGAACATGAACGACTCAAGCGCGCGGCAAGGTCATAACGAAGATCTCACCTTGTTGTAGTAACCTGGGGGGTTCATTCGAATACCCGTCTTTTCAAAGTTGAAGACTTTGCCATAAAAGTAAAAGAATTCCATCAAGAGAGCTCCGATGTTTTCCTCTCTGTTACGAGGCATGTGCTGAAGAAGGCTCGTGACGATGCAGGTGATCGAGAAACCACCGAGACCGCCAGTTGGAACTTCATTCAAGCCTCGAAGGAGCAAGAACTGCTTCACTACGGAAACCAACACGGGCATCGCGGGGTACTGCTCGCTCCACACTTGGAAAGTTCGGTTGGCCAGGAGACCACTGTCATTGTCGAACGACAGAT
This genomic window from Penicillium oxalicum strain HP7-1 chromosome III, whole genome shotgun sequence contains:
- a CDS encoding Mitochondrial import inner membrane translocase subunit tim16, which gives rise to MAHRLVTQVIVTGARVFGRAFAEAYKQAQASGKYAAQKKNGGSAFSSSGLSLDEACKILNVKPPGAGETSLEHVMERFKKLFDINDPKQGGSFYLQSKILRARERIEMEVREAERKAAMEKELREGWNPKVYKDR
- a CDS encoding D-arabinose 1-dehydrogenase yields the protein MRPQSPLSADLPPLIMGTATFNSQYNADPFALPTTELVHRALSRGIRAFDTSPYYGPAEELLGRALVTEFVQTHFPRDSYRLLTKVGRVSGASFDYSPAWVRYSVRRSLRRLHTDYLDVVYCHDVEFVSPAEVLAAVTELRRLRDEEGLLRYVGISGYPVEVLSSLAEMILQETGEPLDIVMSYANYTLQNTRLRSLALPRLLAAGVDVVPNASPLGMGLLRRDGVPIGSMGDFHPAPDALRTAIQSAAQCTSHSGEKLEVVAIRFALESWLRAGAKAGALGAPLARSTDADPGFLSVANLGTGRRLGVSVMGVSNIDELDETLRVWHSILDGLESWDEDEDTEGELDLEKQIMSMGPSSTSPQAAAATEKHESENGAVPSQVQAPAILTPSEGLITDRAWSHTRRAKILQLAKEVRDVLGAEWVDYVWASPPPNFKNTLPDDHIAAKRLIEAEEAEGTQALPSPAASIHDEPVLTPPLDAQPQLA